In Acidobacteriota bacterium, the DNA window CCGGTGAATACATCGAAGCTCTCGTCCCAGTATTGTGAGTCGCCTTCCGGTTCGAAAATTCCCAGATAGAAGCGCCAGGAGCCGAAATCGCCCGGCTGCCAGTTTCCCTGCGCTTCGACGCCTGCCGCCCACAGGCTGGCGAGGGCTATGGTGAACACGACGACGAGATTTTTCTTTTGGAGCATCTGACCTCCCTCTGTCCGAAAATTCTCTCGTTTCGGACACTGTACCCTGACTTGTAGCAACTTCGATGCCATCCAAAGAACGTCCGATTCAAGGAGAGGAACGAAAGCGCCGTCCTCAAGTTGTCCGGATCGGGTCTCGGAGTGTACTCGGGAGGAGACACATCTGGTTGAATTCGGAATGAGGAATGAGGAATTCCGCCCGCCCACGCCTGGCAGGGGAGCATGGGAGACCGGTTCCCTGTCACGTTCTCCCTTTTCCCCCCTGCACCGTTTCCCGGTAGCATGGCGGTCGGAGGTCCCATGATCACCCGTATGATCCACGGTGAGATCCACGAATTGCGGCTGGCCCGACCCCCGGTCAACGCCCTTTCCCCCGATCTCCTGCAGATGCTCGCGGCCGAAGTGCGGTGCTCTCCGGACCGGGGTGCGCGCGCACTGGTCCTCTCCGGCGGCGAAGGGATCTTTTCCGGCGGGCTCGACGTACCGGTACTGATGGAGCTCGACCGGGATGGTTTCGCGCGTGCCCTGGAGCATTTCTTCGACGCCATCGAAGCTTTGGTGGCATCGGCGATCCCGGTGGCGGCGGCAATCACCGGGCACAGTCCCGCGGGGGGTGCGGTTCTCGCCCTGAGCTGCGATTGGAGGGTGATGGCGGAGGGCGGTTTCACCATCGGTCTCAACGAGGTGAGGATCGGCATCCCGGTCCCGGAGCTGGTGGCGGATCTGGCAATCCGCGTGGCGGGTGCTCGTGTCGGTGAGAGGCTGTGTGTTTCAGGCCAGCTGTTGAGCCCGGATGAGGCACTCGAGGTTGGGTTCGTGGATGCGCTCGCGCCTGCCGGAGAGGTGGTAGCGGCTGCGGGTCAATGGTGTGAGCAGATCATCGAAGTACCGGAGCACGCCTTGGCGGCAACCAGGTCGGTTGTGCGCCGCGATCTAATCGAGAAGATCCGCAGGCATCGAGTGGACGACGCCCGCTACCTGACCGACATGTGGTTTCAGCCCGAGCTCAGAGGCGCGATGCAGAAGCTTGTAGCGCAACTCAAAAAAGGCATGAGTGCGAAGGCCGAAAACTCCGTTGACGGATGAATAAGGAGAAGAGGGTCGGATGGGCGGAGGACTCGCGTCGTCACCACGATCTCCTTTTCCCCTTGGCCCCTCGGGCGGTTGGGCTGAATTCAATACTCCCGACCCCTTTCCCCGGCTACCGTGAATTGTTCGACTCGGATACAATGACCGCGCCTTTCGCCTAGCCCGCATTATTCATGAGGATTCGTGGCGAAAGGCGGGAGGCGCAAGCATGGCGGCGGTCTCGAAAGATGACCGAGCGGAGGCGTACTCGCCGTACGTCGAGCGAGGGAATCGAGAAAGCGCCGCCGCGCGCGGTGAATCGCGCCTTGCATCAGAAGCGTCATGAATGATGCGGGCTGGGAGGACCAGCGTGAAGATTCCGTCGCTCGTCTTGAAGCAGCTCTACACTCACGGCAGTCTCGAGAACACGCCGGAGGGCGTGGTTTTCGGCCTCAAGAATCGACTCAGTGACGCGGTCGTGACCGCGATTGAAGAAGTTGCGGTTGATGGTGCGTCGGTACCGCTCGACTCCCTGCAGTTCACTCTCGGCGACTCGATCATCTCGCCTTCGGAGGTGACCGTAGACAACCCGATCGACTTTCCTCTCGCCAAGATCATGGCTGTCGGATGGAAAGGAAAGACCCTGGAGGTCGGTAAACACAAAGTCGCCATCCGCTTCAACTCGACACCGTTCGGCAGGCTCGCGTTTTCGGTCGAGGATTCGATCCGGGAGAAGAAAGAAGAACGGATCAAGGTGCCGTACGACCGCGAGGACGACTACAGCAGCGAGATCATCGAGCGGCGACAGGGTTTTGCCCGGTCCCTCTCCGGGGTGAACCTCGAGCACGTCTCGAAGTACTCCTTCGACCCGGGTGTCACCCGCGGCAACGTCGAGAGCTTCCTCGGCGTCGCCCAGGTGCCGATTGGCCTGGCGGGTCCCATCAAGGTCAACGGGGAGCACGCGCAGGGTGAGTTCCTGGTTCCGCTGGCCACGACCGAGGGGACGCTGGTGGCGTCGTATAACCGGGGCATCAAGGTCATCAACCTGTCGGGCGGTGTGACCTGTACGGTGTCGGACGATCGTATGCAACGTGCGCCGGTTTTCGTGTTTTCATCGGCTCGGGAGGCGCGGGAGTTTCGCACCTGGGTCCACGACCATATGGACGAGATCGCCCGTGTGGCCGAAGCGACCTCGAGTGTTGCCAAGCTCCTGGACATCGACATTTTCCTCGCCAGCCGTTTTGCCTATCTCCGTTTCAACTACTCGACCGGGGATGCGGCGGGCCAGAACATGGTCGGCCGAGCGACCTTCGCCGCCTGCTCGTGGATGCTGGATACGCTGGACAACGTAGAGCGCTTCTACCTCGAATCGAACCTTGCGACTGACAAAAAACACTCGCAGATCAACATCATGCGTACGCGGGGCAAACGTGTCATCGCCGAAGCCGTGGTCAGCCGCGACGTGCTCGTGCAGCACATGCGGGTGGAGCCGGAAAGCCTTCAGTACCATTCACAGATCTCGAACGTCGGCTCGTTTCTCTCGGGCGCCAACAACAACGGCGCTCACTCGCCGAACGGAATCACGGCAATGTTCATCGCGACGGGGCAGGACGTCGCGAACGTCGCCGAGTCATCCTCGGGCATTCTGTATACGGAACTCAGACCGGACGGCGATCTCTACATGTCTCTCACCATCCCGTCGCTGATCGTTGCGACGTTCGGCGGTGGCACCGGCCTTCCCACCCAACGCGAGTGCCTCGAATTGATGGACTGTGTCGGTAAGGGCAAGGTCAACAAGCTGGCGGAGATCATTGCCGGAGTTGCTTTGGCGGGAGAGATCTCGCTCGGCTCGGCCATTTCCTCGCTCGACTGGGTGTCGAGCCACGAGAAATACGGCCGCAATCGGTGATGGAATCTCCGGAGCTTCGATGACCGAGGACGCGCCGCTGCAGAAACCCCCTCCCAGAGAGGCGAGATCGCAGAAGACGAGACGCCGCACGAGACGTCGCGCCTACGTCAACATTCCGGGTCTCGCAAGGCGGGGCAGGTCCACTCTGCGGCAGGTGATCGCCCTCCTTTTCGGCGGGTTTGTGTCTTCGGTGGAGGTCAGCCGGAGACGTGGAGGGCGCGGAATCCTGTTCCGGCTGAGGGCCATGGCTGCGTGGGTGGTTCGCCTCTTCCTGAACAAGGAAATCGCCAGTCAGCCGTTTCCGGTTCAGCTCCGCATGCGGCTCGAGATCCTCGGCCCGACCTACGTCAAGCTGGGTCAGATCCTGAGCCTTCGCCAGGACGTCCTCCCTGATATCGTCACCTCGGAGCTGCGGAATCTGCTCTCGGACCTCCCCCCGGTTTCTTACGAGGAGATACGCACAGTAGTCGAATCCGACCTCGGCCGGCCCGTCGAGGAGATCTTCGCCGAGGTGGACCCGGTGCCTCTCGGCTCGGCTTCGATCGCCCAGAGCCATTGGGCGCGCCTGGCAAGTGGTGATCAAGTCATCCTCAAGGTCGTCAAGCCAAATATCCGTGATCTCCTGTATCGCGATGCAACCCTTTTGCGGACCACCGCACGGTTCCTGCAGCTGATCATTCCGCGTTACCAGCCGCGGCGTATTATCGATGAGTTCTGCGATTACACCCTGCGCGAGGTCGAGATGAAGCTCGAGGCGGAAAACGCCGAGACCTTCGCCGATAACTTCTCGGACATGCCGGATGTGGTGTTTCCCCGGATTCACCATGAGTTCTCGGCCAACAACGTCTTGTGCATGGAGTACCTCGCGGGTGACCGCCCAGATGCCGGTTCTGTCACATCCTTGCCGCTCGCCGACCGCCAGCGGTTGATCGACCTCGGCGCCGAGGCGATCATCCGGATGCTCTACCAGGACGGTTTTTTCCACGCCGACCTACACCCAGCCAATTTGCTGGTGCTTCCGGACGTCAAGGTCGGATTCCTCGACCTCGGTATGGTCGGGCATCTCGATCCGGAATTGCGCCACAGCTTGCTCGAGCTGTTCTACGCGATGGTGATGGAGGACTTCGAGGGTGCTGCGCGGCACCTCGCCGCGGTTTCACAGACCGAGTCGCGGTCGGACGTTCCAGGCTTCCGGCGGGCGGTCAAGGAGGTCGCACGAAGGTGGCGCCGGCAGCCGCGCTTCGAGGACTTTTCGCTCGCACTCCTGATCCTCGAGTGCATCCAGCTCGGTGCCCGATATCACCTCTACTTCCCGGTCGAGATGGTACTGATGGTCAAGGCTCTGGTGACCTATGAGGGCGTGGGCTACATGCTCGACCCAGATTTCAGCGTGGCCGAGGTCTCGGAACACCATATCCGGCACATCTTTCGCCAGGAGTACTCGCCGGCGAAATTGGTCAGAGAGGGCCTTCGGGTCGCCCCGGAAATCTTTGACGCAGCCCTCAAGCTGCCACTGCTTGTATCCGAAGGGCTCTCCACGATGGAGGAGCGTACCCGGAGAAGGCCGCAGCGTCCTCTGACCGGCGTGCGGGCGACCCTGTTCGGTGGCGCATGCATGATTGCGGGCGCGATTCTGATCGGGCTTGATGGCCCCTTGATTCTGGCGGTCCTCCTGTTCACGGCTGGCGTGCTGCTCCCGCTGCGCCGAGGCGAGTAGTAGCAATTCAGCAAGCTGGTCGCCGACCAGCTTGCTGAATTGCGGTGCCTTGTTTCCGCCACAATCTGCCCCGAGATTGCCTCATTCCGACATCAGGAGCAGCGATTTCAGAGCCATAAAGGATATGACCGGAGGAACCAACCTGCGAGGGCGGAAGATGGAACAGACCAAGCATCGATCGAACGAAACTCCGAACCACGTTCTGTTCCCGATGGCTGTCGGGGCCCTCTTTATAATGATGCTGGTTGCCGGCGCTTTTCTCGGTTAACCCACATTTTTCTGGAGTCTTCTGCTGCGGTCCGCGATGCACCTCATGTGGCAGTGCTTTCTCGATTCGCTCGCTCGACGTACCACAAGTACGCCTCCGCTCCCTCATCTTTCGAGAGCGCCGCCACCTGTCGGGCCTCGCGTCCCTCGCGACGAATCCTCAGAAAAATGCGGGTTCACCTCGAATTGTGAAAACTCAACTCTCGAAATCGATGACGTATTCCCCGCCGAGAATGAGATCGACCTTCGGTCCGCCTTCGCGCTCGAGAACCACCCTCGCAGCCTCGACTCTTGGCTGGATCTCCGCCAGGTACACGTGATCCTGGTGCATCACCGCCTCCGGCCGAGAGAATGACTCCGGACCGACCTGGCCGCCGAAATGCTCGCTGCGACCGAAGGCGAGGTGAAGGCCGAGCTTCTCGTCCAGGAGAACCTCGCCGATCGGCTCGATACCGAAATCCGCGAGGACGCCGAGCCCGAGCTCCGCGAGGTTGCCCCGGGCAGGTTCGGCGGAAAGCCGGAGCGCTTCGGCCTCCGACAGCGGGCCGGTGCTCGAAATCCGCTGCGCACGGTTGTCATCGATCTCGAACACGACCACCTCGTCACCAAACTGCACAGGCATCGAGCCGGCACTCGATGTCGGCTCACCATCGAGTTCTCCTTCGTAGGGCACGATATACGCTTCACCGGAGGGGAGGTTGCCGGCAGTTCCGGGTTCGGTCAGCAGGCCTCCCGAGGCGTGAGCCGTTCGATGGCGGAGATCGAGGTGCAGCTGGTGCTCGGTCGCACCGTCAACGACAAACAGGAAATCCGCTCCAATGCAATCGTCGAGGAGTTCTTTGAGCAGCCAGACCCGGCGGTTGATCTCCGTGTAGTCGAGGCGGAGGGCGGGTACCATGGCGGATGAAAAACCGGGCATGGTGGCGCCGCGAAAACCCAGACGGGGGGCCATCATCTTGAGCGGAGCAGTAGTGGAAAATTCGGTCGGTGCAATCACCAGCGAGTGGTTGGAGAGGACGCTCTCCATCGGCTCCGCGAGCTGACCGAAAGCATCTTCGACGTGATCCGGGATCGTGTCGTCCGGCCACCGCCAGGCCATCACCGGAAGATCGGCGTTGTTCGAGTGAACGTTCGGGTAGAGGAAGAGAGAGACATCGAGACCGTGGTCGGCGCGCACAGCGACAAGCTCCTGAACCCAGTCAGCGGCGAGAGCTCGCCGCTCGCGCCAGCGGTCGTTGTCCTGTACCTCGTCGTCCGGAAGATCGACGATCACTGCCAGTGCCGTGTCTTCCGGGCGAGGCTCGAAGACGCGTTGGACGAGCGCGGTCAGCTCCTCGCCAGTAAGCCGGTCATGTTTCATCGTGATCCCTCTCCCGTTCTTCGTACCCGCATGCTACCTCGCGCGTCAATTTTCAGTTGTCGGTTTTTCGTTCTCAATTCCGAATTCCGAAATTCGAATTCCGATTTCAATCAACGATTTCCACCCTCACCTCGTCATACCAGTCGAGCGAGCCCGGCAGTCCTACCGTGATGATGTCCGAATGACGCCTTCGGATCGGGTTGAAGGGCATTGCCCGCACGGACCGGATGAGGCCGCCATCCCTCCATCCTGAAATCTCGAACATGAGGTCTGCGGGTTCGAGATCTCGGTTGCAGCCGTTTTTGGCGCGGATTTCCGTCAAAACCTGGGCGGATGGAGTGAACACCTGGGTTGTGGTCCATCTGAAGGAGACGCATTCCGAAACTCTTGGCGTCGGCGTCGGTTGCCGGCGCACCGGGTCCGGAATCGTGGGCCACGGAGTTGGCGTGTCCTTCGGACTCGAGACTTCGACCCAATCCGAGCCGAACTCTTGAACCGCGGAAATCGTGGCGGTCGGGGTTGGCGTGACAGTCGGTGGAGGTGTGGGAGACGCAGGTGTCGACGGTGCCGGTGTGACCTCCGATTCTGGTGGCGAGCGAAATACGACCAGGAGCACCAGCAGTACGACGACCGTGACTGCGGCGATGATGGCCGGTGAGGGAGCGCCCGTGCCGCGGCGAGCACTCGAATATCTGAATCCCCTCGACGGCTCGTCCATGGCCTTTTTATATCAGGGCAACAGAGGAAGTCGCACGAGTTTTCGTCAGGCTTTGACGCCTTGTGTCGGCGCCGCTATTCTGAATCGGCTCATGCGGTGGGTCGTCTTCAATCAGAAGGGCGGTGTCGGGAAGTCGACAATCGTCTGCAACCTGGCGGCAGTCGCCGCCCGCGAAGGCCGCCGAACGTTGGTCGTCGACCTGGATCCGCAGGCGAACGCCAGCCACTACCTTCTTGGTGCCGATGTCGAGGCGGCCGACCCGAATCTCGCACAGTTTTTCGAGCAGACGCTCGGCTTCAAAATCTTTCGCAACACTGGCAAGGATTTCATCCACCACACACGGTTCGACAACCTTCATATCATGCCGGCTGACGCCGCGCTCGGAGAGCTGCAGCCGAAGCTCGAGGCGAAATACAAGATCAACAAGCTGCGCGAGGCGTTGAACGAGGTCGACGGCTACGACCAGGTCTTTCTCGACACCCCCCCGGCGTTCAACATCTACACTCTTTCAGCGCTGATCGCCGCTGAGCGCTGTCTCATACCCTTCGACTGCGACGACTTTTCGCGTCGTGCTCTTTACGATCTGATCGAGAGCGTCGGCGAGGTGCGCGAGGACCACAACCCGGAACTCGAGGTCGGGGGGATCGTCGTCAATCAATTCCAGGTTCGTGCCCGATTGCCTCGAATGCTGGTCGAACAGCTCAAGGGAGAGGGATTGCCGATCCTCGAGCCGTTCATCTCCGCATCGGTCAAAGTCCGGGAGTCTCACAGTGCCGCCAAGCCTCTTCCGTACCTGGCGCGGTCGCACAAGTTGACCGGCCAGTTCGAGGATCTCTACAAGGCGATTCAGGGTCTCTGATCCTTCGACTCGCCGTCAGGCAACGAGTCAGGCTTCAGAGCGAAGAGTCGAGCATTGATCCCCGACCGACTCCCGAATCCTACGGGAGGGAGGGTGGCAACTCGAAACTCATAACTCTCAACTCTCAACTCACTCAGTTGACCGGGTAGTAGACCTCGGTCTTCAGCTCCGCCTCGGGCGTGTTCCCCGGGTCGCTGACAAAGACCTCCCAGGAGCGGCCGTTGGGCTCGAGACCATGCGCCGCGATGAACGCACCGACGATCTCGTGGGTCTTCTGCAGGTCTGTGTAGGGTCCGACATGTACCGTGCGAACCACCCGGCCACCGTAGGTCTCGCCCATGCGGACCGGCGAGTCGGGACCGACGCCACGGGAGGGAACACCGCTGACAGGAATCCCGGCGTCGAAACCCCAGCCACGCTCGTCCCAGTAGTTGGTGATCGCCAGTGGCTGGCCATCGATCTGCAGACCGTTGGCTGAAATGAAGACCGCCACTCGCCCGTAGGCGGCCTCGAGGGCCGCACCGATGTCGTCGGGATC includes these proteins:
- a CDS encoding enoyl-CoA hydratase/isomerase family protein, producing the protein MITRMIHGEIHELRLARPPVNALSPDLLQMLAAEVRCSPDRGARALVLSGGEGIFSGGLDVPVLMELDRDGFARALEHFFDAIEALVASAIPVAAAITGHSPAGGAVLALSCDWRVMAEGGFTIGLNEVRIGIPVPELVADLAIRVAGARVGERLCVSGQLLSPDEALEVGFVDALAPAGEVVAAAGQWCEQIIEVPEHALAATRSVVRRDLIEKIRRHRVDDARYLTDMWFQPELRGAMQKLVAQLKKGMSAKAENSVDG
- a CDS encoding hydroxymethylglutaryl-CoA reductase, which gives rise to MKIPSLVLKQLYTHGSLENTPEGVVFGLKNRLSDAVVTAIEEVAVDGASVPLDSLQFTLGDSIISPSEVTVDNPIDFPLAKIMAVGWKGKTLEVGKHKVAIRFNSTPFGRLAFSVEDSIREKKEERIKVPYDREDDYSSEIIERRQGFARSLSGVNLEHVSKYSFDPGVTRGNVESFLGVAQVPIGLAGPIKVNGEHAQGEFLVPLATTEGTLVASYNRGIKVINLSGGVTCTVSDDRMQRAPVFVFSSAREAREFRTWVHDHMDEIARVAEATSSVAKLLDIDIFLASRFAYLRFNYSTGDAAGQNMVGRATFAACSWMLDTLDNVERFYLESNLATDKKHSQINIMRTRGKRVIAEAVVSRDVLVQHMRVEPESLQYHSQISNVGSFLSGANNNGAHSPNGITAMFIATGQDVANVAESSSGILYTELRPDGDLYMSLTIPSLIVATFGGGTGLPTQRECLELMDCVGKGKVNKLAEIIAGVALAGEISLGSAISSLDWVSSHEKYGRNR
- a CDS encoding AarF/ABC1/UbiB kinase family protein, with the protein product MTEDAPLQKPPPREARSQKTRRRTRRRAYVNIPGLARRGRSTLRQVIALLFGGFVSSVEVSRRRGGRGILFRLRAMAAWVVRLFLNKEIASQPFPVQLRMRLEILGPTYVKLGQILSLRQDVLPDIVTSELRNLLSDLPPVSYEEIRTVVESDLGRPVEEIFAEVDPVPLGSASIAQSHWARLASGDQVILKVVKPNIRDLLYRDATLLRTTARFLQLIIPRYQPRRIIDEFCDYTLREVEMKLEAENAETFADNFSDMPDVVFPRIHHEFSANNVLCMEYLAGDRPDAGSVTSLPLADRQRLIDLGAEAIIRMLYQDGFFHADLHPANLLVLPDVKVGFLDLGMVGHLDPELRHSLLELFYAMVMEDFEGAARHLAAVSQTESRSDVPGFRRAVKEVARRWRRQPRFEDFSLALLILECIQLGARYHLYFPVEMVLMVKALVTYEGVGYMLDPDFSVAEVSEHHIRHIFRQEYSPAKLVREGLRVAPEIFDAALKLPLLVSEGLSTMEERTRRRPQRPLTGVRATLFGGACMIAGAILIGLDGPLILAVLLFTAGVLLPLRRGE
- a CDS encoding ParA family protein, whose amino-acid sequence is MRWVVFNQKGGVGKSTIVCNLAAVAAREGRRTLVVDLDPQANASHYLLGADVEAADPNLAQFFEQTLGFKIFRNTGKDFIHHTRFDNLHIMPADAALGELQPKLEAKYKINKLREALNEVDGYDQVFLDTPPAFNIYTLSALIAAERCLIPFDCDDFSRRALYDLIESVGEVREDHNPELEVGGIVVNQFQVRARLPRMLVEQLKGEGLPILEPFISASVKVRESHSAAKPLPYLARSHKLTGQFEDLYKAIQGL